Proteins from a genomic interval of Pseudomonas versuta:
- a CDS encoding TIGR03862 family flavoprotein: MTEPTTSPSRHVAIIGGGPAGLMAAEVLSRAGVRVDLYDAMPSVGRKFLLAGVGGMNITHSEAYPAFLSRYAERAPQIAPLLRAFDAQALCQWIHDLGIETFVGSSGRVFPTDMKAAPLLRAWLKRLRESGVVIHTRHRWLGWQADGQLRIDSPDGEKQLKPDALLLALGGGSWARLGSDGAWMPLLAERGVELAPLQPSNCGFDVAGWSEVLRSKFAGAPLKNIAIGMPDSPARLGECVITASGIEGSLIYTWSALIREAINQQGVATILIDLLPGKPVDKVAAALAKPRGSRSMSKHLHSQLGLDGVKAALLRELAPAECFADPLRLAQAIKGLALNLINTRPLDEAISSAGGVRFEALDENLMLKAMPGVFCAGEMLDWEAPTGGYLLTGCFASGRAAGLGVLSWLKA, from the coding sequence ATGACTGAGCCCACCACCTCCCCTTCCCGTCACGTTGCCATTATTGGCGGTGGTCCCGCAGGTCTGATGGCCGCCGAAGTGTTGAGCCGGGCCGGGGTGCGGGTCGATCTGTATGACGCCATGCCTTCGGTGGGACGCAAGTTCCTGCTGGCCGGTGTCGGTGGTATGAACATCACCCATTCCGAAGCCTACCCGGCGTTCCTCTCACGTTATGCAGAGCGGGCACCGCAGATCGCCCCGCTGCTGCGGGCTTTCGATGCCCAGGCCTTGTGTCAGTGGATTCACGACCTGGGGATTGAAACCTTTGTCGGCAGTTCTGGGCGGGTGTTCCCCACCGATATGAAAGCCGCTCCCTTGCTGCGCGCATGGCTCAAGCGATTGCGCGAATCCGGGGTAGTTATCCACACCCGCCATCGCTGGCTGGGCTGGCAAGCCGATGGCCAGTTGCGAATCGACAGCCCGGACGGTGAAAAGCAGCTCAAGCCGGATGCGCTGTTACTGGCGCTGGGCGGCGGCAGTTGGGCTCGCCTGGGTTCGGACGGTGCGTGGATGCCGCTTCTGGCCGAGCGCGGGGTGGAACTGGCGCCGCTGCAGCCGAGCAATTGCGGGTTTGATGTGGCGGGATGGAGCGAAGTGCTGCGCAGCAAATTTGCCGGAGCACCGCTCAAGAACATTGCGATAGGCATGCCCGACAGCCCTGCGCGCCTGGGTGAGTGCGTCATTACCGCCAGCGGTATTGAAGGCAGCCTGATTTACACCTGGTCGGCGCTGATTCGTGAAGCGATCAATCAACAGGGGGTCGCCACCATCCTGATCGATCTGCTGCCGGGCAAGCCTGTGGATAAAGTTGCCGCAGCACTGGCCAAGCCTCGCGGCTCGCGCTCCATGAGCAAGCATCTGCACAGTCAACTGGGGCTGGACGGGGTGAAAGCCGCGCTGTTGCGCGAACTGGCGCCTGCCGAGTGCTTTGCCGATCCGCTGCGACTGGCCCAGGCGATTAAAGGCTTGGCACTGAACCTGATAAACACCCGTCCATTGGACGAGGCCATCAGCAGCGCGGGAGGTGTACGGTTTGAAGCGCTGGATGAAAACCTGATGCTCAAAGCCATGCCGGGGGTGTTCTGCGCGGGTGAAATGCTCGATTGGGAAGCCCCCACCGGCGGCTATTTGCTCACAGGCTGTTTTGCCAGTGGCCGGGCCGCAGGGTTGGGGGTTTTGAGCTGGCTTAAAGCCTGA
- a CDS encoding histone deacetylase, which translates to MPLPLIYHDDYSPEFPAEHRFPMDKFRLLRDHLVQTGLTRDADLLRPELCPVDILALAHDRAYIERYMAGELAREDQRRLGLPWSEALARRTIRAVGGSLLAAEQALEHGLACHLAGGTHHAHYDHPAGFCIFNDLAVISRYLLESGRVNRVLIFDCDVHQGDGTARILEHTPDAITVSLHCEKNFPARKAQSDWDIGLPMGMGDAEYLQVVDDALNYLLALYQPDLVLYDAGVDVHQDDALGYLKLTDAGVAARDESVMRHCLGRDIPVVGVIGGGYSKDRKALARRHGILHHSAQKVWVSSGCH; encoded by the coding sequence ATGCCTTTACCTCTGATTTACCACGATGACTACAGTCCCGAGTTCCCGGCGGAGCATCGCTTCCCGATGGATAAATTCCGCCTGTTGCGCGACCACCTGGTTCAGACCGGGCTGACCCGTGATGCCGACTTGCTGCGTCCCGAACTGTGCCCTGTGGATATCCTCGCGCTGGCCCATGACCGTGCCTACATCGAGCGTTACATGGCCGGTGAACTGGCCCGCGAGGACCAGCGACGCCTGGGCCTGCCCTGGAGTGAAGCACTGGCGCGCCGGACCATCCGTGCGGTGGGCGGCTCTTTGCTGGCGGCCGAGCAGGCGCTTGAGCACGGGCTGGCCTGTCACCTGGCCGGCGGCACCCATCACGCGCACTACGACCACCCGGCGGGTTTCTGCATCTTCAATGATCTGGCAGTCATCAGCCGCTATTTACTGGAAAGCGGACGGGTAAACCGGGTGTTGATCTTCGATTGCGATGTGCATCAGGGCGATGGCACGGCGCGGATTCTTGAACATACGCCGGATGCAATTACCGTTTCCCTGCATTGCGAAAAGAATTTTCCGGCACGCAAGGCGCAAAGCGACTGGGACATTGGCCTGCCCATGGGCATGGGGGATGCCGAATATCTGCAAGTGGTCGATGATGCGCTCAATTACTTGCTGGCGCTGTATCAGCCCGATCTGGTGCTGTACGACGCGGGTGTCGATGTTCATCAGGACGATGCCCTGGGTTATTTGAAACTGACCGATGCAGGCGTGGCCGCCCGCGATGAGAGCGTGATGCGCCACTGTCTGGGCCGCGATATCCCGGTAGTCGGAGTGATCGGCGGCGGTTACAGCAAAGATCGCAAAGCGCTGGCCCGACGCCACGGGATCCTGCATCACAGTGCGCAGAAGGTCTGGGTGTCTTCCGGCTGCCACTAA
- a CDS encoding GNAT family N-acetyltransferase, which produces MEQIKELESARLRLRPWRDTDLPEFAAMSADPQVMRYFPAPLSRLESAALIGRIRGHFAEYGYGLWALERKDTGAFIGFTGLLNVNFDAPFSPAVEIGWRLDPQHWGLGYASEAAWAVLRCAFDRLALDQVVSFTSQLNLPSQKVMQAIGMQHDPDGDFEHPRLPEGHPLRSHVLYRITRAQWLETLHG; this is translated from the coding sequence ATGGAGCAGATCAAAGAGCTCGAAAGTGCCCGTTTGCGATTACGTCCCTGGCGTGACACAGATTTGCCTGAGTTTGCTGCGATGTCTGCCGACCCTCAGGTGATGCGCTATTTTCCTGCGCCCCTGAGCCGTCTCGAAAGTGCCGCGCTGATTGGCCGGATTCGTGGCCACTTTGCCGAATACGGCTACGGGCTGTGGGCGCTGGAGCGCAAGGACACGGGAGCCTTCATCGGCTTTACCGGGTTGCTCAATGTCAATTTTGACGCGCCGTTCAGCCCGGCAGTTGAAATTGGCTGGCGTCTGGATCCGCAACATTGGGGCCTGGGATATGCCAGTGAGGCGGCCTGGGCCGTGCTGCGCTGTGCCTTTGACCGATTGGCGCTGGATCAGGTGGTGTCATTCACCAGCCAGCTCAACCTGCCGTCACAAAAGGTCATGCAGGCGATCGGCATGCAGCACGATCCTGACGGCGACTTTGAACATCCCCGCCTGCCTGAAGGGCATCCGCTACGGTCACATGTGCTGTATCGCATTACGCGGGCCCAGTGGCTGGAAACCCTGCACGGCTGA
- the tesB gene encoding acyl-CoA thioesterase II — MSQVLEDLVNLLTLEPIEENLFRGCSQDLGFRQLFGGQVLGQSLSAMSQTVEDARHVHSMHGYFLRPGDAGLPVVYQVDRVRDGGSFSTRRVTAIQKGQPIFTCSASFQYDEAGFEHQTPMPDVVGPENLPSELEMIRQRAHLIPESMREKLLCAKPIEFRPVVGEDPFNPKITDPIKYVWFRADGALADSPALHKYLLAYASDFGLLTTSLLPHGKGVWQKDMQVASLDHALWFHQDLRADDWLLYAMDSPWAGNSRGFSRGSVYNRAGQLVASVTQEGLIRHRKDWA, encoded by the coding sequence ATGAGCCAAGTGTTGGAAGATCTGGTCAATTTGCTGACCCTGGAACCGATCGAAGAGAACCTCTTTCGCGGCTGCAGTCAGGACCTGGGCTTTCGCCAGTTGTTCGGCGGTCAGGTACTCGGGCAATCGTTGTCGGCCATGAGCCAGACAGTCGAAGACGCGCGGCACGTGCACTCGATGCACGGCTATTTTTTGCGCCCGGGGGATGCAGGGTTGCCGGTGGTCTATCAGGTGGACCGGGTGCGTGACGGCGGCAGTTTCAGTACGCGCCGGGTGACCGCGATCCAGAAGGGCCAGCCGATTTTTACCTGCAGTGCATCATTCCAGTACGACGAAGCCGGCTTTGAGCACCAGACCCCGATGCCCGATGTGGTGGGCCCGGAAAACCTGCCCTCGGAACTCGAAATGATCCGTCAGCGCGCGCATCTGATCCCCGAATCGATGCGTGAAAAGCTGCTGTGCGCCAAGCCCATCGAGTTTCGTCCGGTGGTGGGCGAAGACCCGTTCAACCCCAAGATCACCGACCCGATCAAGTACGTATGGTTTCGTGCCGATGGCGCACTGGCTGACTCGCCGGCGCTGCACAAATACCTGCTGGCCTATGCCTCGGACTTCGGTTTGCTGACCACCTCGCTGCTGCCCCATGGCAAAGGCGTGTGGCAAAAGGATATGCAGGTTGCCAGCCTTGATCACGCGCTGTGGTTCCACCAGGACCTGCGTGCCGATGACTGGTTGCTGTACGCCATGGACAGCCCGTGGGCGGGGAATTCACGCGGGTTCTCCCGCGGTAGCGTCTATAACCGCGCAGGCCAGCTGGTCGCGTCGGTTACACAAGAAGGTTTGATTCGCCATCGCAAGGACTGGGCATGA
- a CDS encoding HAD family hydrolase → MTLKDVKHWVFDMDGTLTVAVHDFAAIRRALDIPAQDDILTHLNGLPAHEAQAKHAWLLEHERELALASTPAPGAVELVRELAARGCRLGVLTRNARELAHITLEAIGLAPFFAPQDVLGRDNAAHKPDPDGLLQLARAWEVAPSQMVMVGDYRFDLDCGRAAGSKTVLVNVPQNPWPELTDWHARDCFELRQLIA, encoded by the coding sequence ATGACACTCAAGGATGTAAAACACTGGGTTTTCGACATGGACGGCACTTTGACCGTTGCCGTGCATGACTTTGCTGCGATTCGTCGCGCGCTGGATATCCCAGCGCAAGACGATATTTTGACCCACCTCAACGGCTTGCCTGCGCACGAAGCGCAAGCCAAGCACGCCTGGTTGCTGGAGCACGAGCGTGAACTGGCATTGGCCTCAACTCCTGCGCCCGGCGCGGTTGAGCTGGTGCGCGAGCTGGCGGCCCGCGGTTGTCGCCTGGGGGTGCTGACCCGCAATGCCCGGGAGCTGGCGCATATCACCCTGGAGGCCATTGGCCTGGCGCCATTCTTTGCGCCACAGGATGTGCTCGGCCGCGACAATGCAGCCCACAAGCCTGACCCCGACGGCCTGTTGCAACTGGCCCGGGCGTGGGAGGTCGCGCCGTCACAGATGGTGATGGTCGGGGATTATCGTTTTGACCTGGATTGTGGGCGTGCGGCGGGCAGTAAAACCGTACTGGTCAACGTGCCCCAAAACCCGTGGCCGGAACTGACCGACTGGCATGCCCGGGACTGCTTCGAACTGCGCCAACTTATCGCCTGA
- a CDS encoding alpha/beta hydrolase — protein sequence MRLIASILGLLIVYSGAQAAEHGVRELSPGHLNTGAGQLGIGLSQDWQQPLPHMQRALIVIHGRLRNAQTYLHSVEKAATQAGQLSTTLIIAPQFLNESDAARHSLPADTLRWHANDWMGGAPATSPTPLSSYAALDQILERLNDRKRYPALREVVVAGHSGGAQVVQRYALTTQADQALQANGIKVRYVIANPSSYAYFNAQRPVRAFDPASCPGFNTWKYGLKELPAYAKVQPPQQLEHAYVGRDITYLLGAEDIDPNHPALDKRCEAEAQGAFRLVRGKNYFGYLTRRHPQGLNQRLIEVPGVGHNGDRMFTSPEGQKALFGE from the coding sequence CTGCGTCTGATCGCTTCGATACTTGGACTGCTGATTGTCTATAGCGGGGCTCAGGCAGCAGAGCACGGGGTCAGGGAGCTGAGCCCCGGGCATCTGAACACCGGCGCCGGCCAGCTGGGTATCGGGTTGAGCCAGGACTGGCAGCAGCCCCTCCCCCACATGCAGCGGGCACTGATTGTGATTCATGGCCGTTTGCGCAATGCCCAGACCTACTTGCACAGCGTTGAAAAGGCGGCGACGCAGGCCGGACAGTTATCCACAACCCTGATCATCGCTCCGCAGTTTCTGAACGAAAGCGACGCTGCTCGCCATAGCCTGCCTGCCGACACATTGCGCTGGCACGCCAATGACTGGATGGGCGGTGCACCTGCCACAAGCCCGACGCCGCTCAGTTCTTACGCGGCGCTGGACCAAATCCTGGAACGTCTCAATGACCGTAAACGCTACCCTGCCCTGCGCGAGGTAGTGGTTGCCGGACACTCGGGAGGCGCGCAGGTGGTGCAGCGCTACGCGCTGACAACCCAGGCTGATCAGGCGTTGCAGGCCAATGGCATCAAGGTGCGGTATGTAATTGCCAACCCTTCGTCTTACGCGTATTTCAACGCGCAACGACCGGTTCGTGCCTTCGATCCGGCCAGTTGCCCGGGCTTCAATACCTGGAAGTACGGGCTCAAGGAGTTGCCCGCCTATGCCAAGGTGCAACCCCCCCAGCAACTTGAGCACGCCTACGTGGGGCGAGACATCACTTACTTGCTCGGCGCCGAGGATATCGACCCCAACCACCCGGCCCTCGACAAGCGTTGCGAAGCCGAGGCCCAGGGCGCGTTCAGGCTGGTGCGGGGCAAGAATTACTTCGGGTATCTGACCCGGCGTCATCCACAGGGCCTCAATCAGCGATTGATTGAAGTCCCCGGGGTCGGGCACAACGGCGACCGGATGTTCACCTCGCCCGAGGGGCAGAAGGCGTTGTTCGGCGAGTAA
- a CDS encoding neutral zinc metallopeptidase — MLWKKGRRSDNVEDVRDQSTGGGGGMRIGGGKGLSLMAVVVIVGIGLLTGQDPMQILGQLSGQLTDQSSPQVTQQAGHAPPANDQQADFVRAVLGDTEDTWRQIFQQAGRTYKDPTLVLFRGQVNSACGFASAATGPFYCPADQKVYLDMSFFQEMSQRFKAGGDFAQAYVIAHEVGHHVQSLLGISSKMQMARQQGKRMEGAGGLLVRQELQADCLAGVWANHAQKRLNWLEPGDIEQALNAANAIGDDRLQQQSQGRVVPDSFTHGTSAQRVKWFKTGFAQGDVNQCDTFSAAKL, encoded by the coding sequence ATGCTTTGGAAAAAAGGCCGACGCAGCGACAACGTGGAAGACGTGCGTGATCAAAGCACCGGGGGCGGTGGCGGGATGCGCATTGGCGGTGGCAAAGGCCTGAGCCTGATGGCGGTAGTGGTGATTGTCGGGATCGGCTTGTTGACCGGCCAGGACCCGATGCAGATTCTCGGGCAACTCAGCGGCCAGCTCACCGACCAGTCCTCGCCCCAGGTCACTCAGCAAGCCGGGCATGCGCCGCCAGCCAATGATCAACAAGCCGACTTCGTGCGCGCGGTGCTGGGCGATACCGAAGACACCTGGCGTCAGATTTTTCAACAGGCCGGACGCACCTATAAAGACCCGACACTGGTGCTGTTTCGCGGCCAGGTAAATTCCGCCTGCGGCTTTGCTTCAGCAGCCACCGGGCCGTTTTATTGCCCGGCAGATCAAAAGGTTTACCTGGACATGAGTTTCTTCCAGGAAATGTCCCAGCGCTTCAAGGCCGGTGGCGACTTCGCCCAGGCCTATGTAATCGCCCATGAGGTCGGCCATCACGTACAGAGCCTGCTGGGCATCTCGTCAAAAATGCAAATGGCCCGTCAACAAGGCAAGCGCATGGAAGGTGCAGGTGGCTTGCTGGTGCGCCAGGAATTGCAAGCCGACTGCCTGGCGGGAGTTTGGGCCAACCATGCACAAAAACGCCTGAACTGGCTGGAGCCCGGGGATATCGAGCAAGCCCTGAACGCCGCCAATGCCATCGGCGATGACCGCCTGCAGCAACAAAGCCAGGGCCGCGTGGTGCCGGATTCCTTTACCCACGGTACATCGGCGCAACGGGTGAAGTGGTTCAAGACCGGTTTCGCGCAGGGTGATGTCAACCAGTGCGACACCTTTTCGGCAGCGAAGCTTTAA
- the pcaQ gene encoding pca operon transcription factor PcaQ: MNIDTRIKYRHLVCFLEMARQGSLARAADVLAVSQPAMSKTLKELEELLTVSLFVRSKSGITLTEAGVAFLRYATPSVQALREGVNALRGGEYAGGTVRLGVLSTVESLLIPELVRRLHARHSSLVVSVVTGPSAYLLSQLRVGDVDLVVGRMTDSPQIQGMNFEHLYSESMTLVVRAGHPLTQSPLDRSWLENYPLVLPLANTTIRAFADSLFVQCGISQSRQRLETLSISLSRRYVLDNDAVWIAPLDAVRLDLASGELQEVDLGQREPGGSIGICSNAHVPMSVAAQGCVEVLRELGQAYCEGVYP; encoded by the coding sequence GTGAACATTGATACCCGCATCAAATACCGGCACCTGGTGTGCTTTCTGGAAATGGCACGTCAGGGTAGCCTGGCGCGGGCGGCGGATGTGCTGGCAGTGAGTCAGCCGGCCATGTCAAAAACCCTCAAGGAGCTCGAAGAGCTGTTGACGGTCAGCCTGTTTGTACGCAGTAAATCCGGGATAACCCTGACCGAGGCCGGTGTGGCATTCCTGCGGTATGCGACGCCATCGGTGCAGGCGTTGCGCGAAGGGGTCAATGCCTTGCGCGGTGGCGAGTATGCGGGCGGGACGGTACGCCTGGGGGTGTTGTCGACCGTTGAAAGTCTGCTGATACCCGAGTTGGTGCGCCGCCTGCATGCGCGGCATTCGTCGCTGGTGGTGAGCGTGGTGACGGGGCCGAGCGCGTACCTGTTGTCGCAGTTACGGGTAGGGGATGTTGATCTGGTGGTGGGGCGGATGACGGACAGCCCGCAAATCCAGGGGATGAATTTTGAACATCTTTACAGCGAATCCATGACCCTGGTGGTGCGTGCTGGCCACCCGCTGACGCAATCGCCGCTGGATCGCAGCTGGCTGGAAAACTACCCGCTGGTCCTGCCGCTGGCCAATACCACCATCCGTGCCTTTGCCGACAGCCTGTTCGTACAGTGCGGCATCAGCCAGTCCCGTCAGCGTCTGGAGACCCTGTCGATTAGCCTGAGCCGGCGTTATGTGCTGGATAACGATGCGGTCTGGATTGCACCGCTGGATGCCGTGCGCCTGGATCTGGCAAGCGGTGAGCTGCAAGAAGTCGACCTCGGCCAGCGCGAACCGGGTGGCTCGATCGGTATTTGCAGCAACGCCCATGTGCCAATGTCGGTGGCTGCACAGGGCTGTGTCGAAGTGCTGCGCGAGTTGGGGCAGGCCTATTGCGAAGGTGTTTATCCATAA
- the pcaH gene encoding protocatechuate 3,4-dioxygenase subunit beta — protein sequence MSDADSRRFVIRDRNWHPKALTPDYKTSIARSPRQALVSIPQSVSETSGPDFSHLQLGKFDNDLLLNFNNGGLPVGERILLSGRVCDQYGKPIPHTLVEMWQANAGGRYRHKNDRYLAPLDPNFGGVGRTLTDSQGYYSFRTVKPGPYPWRNGPNDWRPAHIHVSISGPSIATRLITQLYFEGDPLIPMCPIVKSITNPDAVQSLIARLDMGAANPMDCLAYRFDIVLRGQRKTHFENC from the coding sequence ATGTCTGATGCAGACAGCCGGCGTTTTGTCATCCGTGACCGCAACTGGCACCCCAAAGCGCTGACCCCTGATTACAAAACCTCCATTGCCCGTTCGCCGCGCCAGGCACTGGTGAGCATCCCGCAATCGGTCAGTGAAACCAGTGGTCCTGACTTTTCCCATCTTCAATTGGGCAAGTTTGACAACGATCTGCTGCTCAACTTCAACAATGGCGGTTTGCCGGTGGGCGAGCGGATTCTGTTGTCGGGCCGCGTATGCGATCAGTACGGCAAGCCGATTCCCCACACTCTGGTCGAGATGTGGCAAGCCAACGCCGGTGGCCGTTATCGCCACAAAAACGACCGTTACCTGGCGCCCCTGGACCCCAACTTTGGTGGCGTGGGCCGTACCCTGACCGACAGCCAGGGCTATTACAGTTTTCGGACCGTAAAACCGGGACCGTATCCTTGGCGTAACGGGCCCAATGACTGGCGCCCGGCGCACATCCACGTCTCCATCAGCGGTCCTTCGATCGCGACGCGCCTGATTACCCAGCTGTATTTCGAGGGGGATCCGCTGATCCCTATGTGCCCGATCGTCAAGTCGATTACCAATCCGGATGCCGTGCAAAGCCTGATTGCACGGCTGGACATGGGCGCTGCCAATCCAATGGATTGCCTGGCATATCGCTTTGATATCGTGCTGCGCGGTCAGCGCAAGACACACTTCGAAAACTGCTGA
- the pcaG gene encoding protocatechuate 3,4-dioxygenase subunit alpha — MPIELLQETPSQTAGPYVHIGLALAAAGNPARPVEIWSEMAKPGAPGEHILLLGNVHDGNGHLVRDSFLELWQANHEGVYDEDFDSEKGFNSFGRTATTFDAGEWTLNTIKPGVVNNAAGVPMAPHINVSLFARGINIHLQTRLYFSDEPEANGKCPVLNLIEQPQRRETLIARRCEVDGKPAYRFDIYLQGPNETVFFDF; from the coding sequence ATGCCTATCGAACTGCTGCAGGAAACCCCATCGCAAACGGCTGGCCCCTATGTGCATATCGGCCTGGCACTGGCCGCGGCCGGCAACCCGGCACGCCCAGTGGAAATCTGGAGCGAGATGGCCAAACCCGGCGCGCCGGGCGAGCACATCCTGTTGCTAGGCAACGTGCACGACGGTAACGGGCACCTGGTGCGCGATTCATTTCTGGAACTGTGGCAAGCCAACCATGAAGGGGTTTACGACGAAGACTTTGATTCGGAAAAAGGCTTCAACAGCTTTGGCCGTACCGCCACCACCTTTGATGCCGGTGAATGGACCCTGAACACCATCAAGCCGGGGGTGGTAAATAACGCAGCTGGCGTGCCAATGGCGCCGCACATCAACGTGTCGCTGTTTGCCCGGGGCATCAATATCCACCTGCAGACCCGCCTGTACTTCAGCGACGAGCCTGAGGCCAATGGCAAATGCCCGGTGCTCAACCTGATCGAGCAACCGCAGCGTCGCGAAACGCTGATCGCCCGGCGTTGCGAAGTGGATGGCAAGCCGGCCTACCGGTTTGATATCTACCTGCAGGGGCCAAACGAAACGGTGTTTTTCGACTTCTAA
- a CDS encoding DMT family transporter, which yields MTMPTPLSGVNQPLKGILLIVAATALFSSHDALSKYLSGFYPVVMVVWARYLVHTLLMAGIFLPQSGLRVLRSKRPLLQVLRAICLLGSGLFFTYGLLFIPLAENTAVNFLAPLLVAALSGPLLGEKVSLGQWLAVVCGFIGVVIIIHPGGELFTPAVLLPMAAALCFSCYQILTRKLSAYDSPTTSNFFAGLFNVLVMSALVPFFWHTPTLAHGLQMLALGAFGMTAHLLLTQSFRVAAPALLAPFSYCQIVFSGILGWLLFDHTPDFTTRIGIAIICISGLAAALQQRRARA from the coding sequence ATGACAATGCCCACCCCCCTTTCAGGGGTTAACCAGCCTTTGAAAGGCATCCTGCTGATTGTGGCGGCCACGGCCCTGTTCTCCAGTCACGACGCACTGTCCAAGTACCTCAGTGGTTTTTATCCGGTCGTGATGGTGGTGTGGGCCCGTTATCTGGTGCACACCCTGCTGATGGCCGGGATTTTCCTGCCGCAGTCCGGGCTGCGGGTCTTACGTAGCAAGCGCCCTTTGCTACAGGTCTTGCGGGCAATATGCCTGCTGGGGTCAGGGTTGTTTTTTACCTACGGCCTGCTGTTTATTCCGTTGGCCGAAAACACCGCGGTTAACTTTCTGGCGCCGCTGCTGGTGGCTGCATTGTCCGGGCCGTTGCTGGGTGAGAAGGTTTCACTCGGCCAATGGCTGGCCGTGGTCTGCGGATTTATCGGCGTGGTGATCATCATTCATCCGGGCGGCGAATTATTCACCCCGGCGGTGTTATTACCGATGGCGGCAGCGTTGTGTTTTAGCTGCTATCAGATTCTCACCCGCAAACTCAGCGCGTATGACAGCCCGACGACCAGCAACTTCTTTGCCGGGCTATTCAATGTGCTGGTGATGAGCGCGCTGGTGCCGTTCTTCTGGCACACCCCGACCCTGGCGCATGGCCTGCAGATGCTTGCCCTGGGCGCTTTTGGCATGACGGCACACTTGCTGTTGACCCAGTCTTTTCGCGTCGCGGCCCCGGCACTGCTGGCGCCGTTCAGCTATTGCCAGATCGTGTTTTCCGGGATATTGGGCTGGTTACTTTTTGATCACACACCTGACTTCACTACCCGTATCGGCATCGCCATTATCTGCATCAGCGGCCTGGCGGCGGCCTTGCAGCAACGCCGCGCACGCGCCTGA
- a CDS encoding MFS transporter gives MVPSQTARTKPAQGPHAGIGDKIRGTMALGKTRWGMLALVFFATTLNFIDRAALGVMQPILAKEMSWTAMDYANINFWFQVGYAIGFVLQGRLIDRVGVKRVFFCAVLLWSLATGAHGLATSAAGFMICRFILGLTEAANYPACVKTTRLWFPASERAVASGIFNAGTNVGAMFTPMLLPLVLHVWGWQAAFLCMAALGGIWLIFWGLKYYNPEDHPTVSKEELSYIQQEKEPEQTTVSFATILKMRGTWAFALSYAMTAPVFWFYLYWLPPFLNQQYNLGISVTQMGIPLIIIYITADFGSVGGGILSSVLIKRGMAAVKARLVSMLLCAISIIGVVMAAGSSQLWVAVGAIALALGAHQAWTANVWSMVMDYTPKHMMGTVFGFGGMCAAIGGMFMTQFVGYVLTVTNNNYTLLFTMIPAMYFIALVWMYFMAPRKIPQV, from the coding sequence ATGGTCCCTTCTCAGACTGCACGTACCAAGCCTGCCCAAGGTCCACATGCGGGTATCGGCGACAAGATCCGCGGCACCATGGCGCTCGGCAAGACCCGCTGGGGCATGCTCGCACTGGTGTTTTTCGCCACCACCCTGAACTTCATCGACCGCGCCGCCCTGGGCGTGATGCAACCGATTCTGGCCAAAGAAATGAGCTGGACGGCGATGGACTACGCCAACATCAATTTCTGGTTTCAGGTGGGCTACGCCATCGGCTTCGTCCTGCAAGGGCGCCTGATCGACCGGGTGGGCGTAAAACGCGTGTTCTTCTGCGCCGTATTGCTCTGGAGCCTGGCCACGGGCGCCCATGGCCTGGCCACGTCGGCCGCGGGCTTCATGATCTGCCGCTTTATTCTCGGTTTGACCGAAGCAGCCAACTATCCGGCCTGCGTCAAGACCACGCGCCTGTGGTTTCCGGCCAGCGAACGGGCAGTGGCCAGCGGCATATTCAACGCCGGGACCAACGTTGGGGCCATGTTTACGCCGATGCTGTTGCCCCTGGTGCTGCATGTATGGGGCTGGCAAGCCGCCTTCTTGTGCATGGCCGCACTGGGCGGTATCTGGCTGATCTTCTGGGGGTTGAAGTACTACAACCCTGAAGATCATCCGACTGTCTCCAAAGAGGAACTGAGCTACATCCAGCAAGAAAAAGAGCCGGAGCAGACCACCGTTTCTTTTGCCACCATCCTCAAGATGCGCGGCACCTGGGCATTTGCCTTGTCCTACGCCATGACGGCACCTGTGTTCTGGTTCTATCTTTACTGGCTGCCGCCCTTCCTCAACCAGCAGTACAACCTGGGGATCAGCGTCACGCAGATGGGTATCCCGCTGATCATCATCTACATCACCGCTGACTTCGGCAGCGTCGGCGGCGGGATTCTGTCTTCGGTACTGATCAAGCGCGGCATGGCGGCGGTCAAGGCACGCCTGGTTTCAATGCTGTTGTGTGCCATCTCCATCATTGGCGTGGTGATGGCCGCAGGCTCCAGCCAGCTGTGGGTGGCTGTCGGCGCAATTGCCCTGGCACTCGGCGCGCACCAGGCCTGGACGGCCAACGTATGGAGCATGGTGATGGACTACACGCCCAAACACATGATGGGCACCGTGTTCGGCTTTGGCGGGATGTGTGCTGCCATTGGCGGGATGTTCATGACCCAGTTCGTGGGCTATGTACTGACTGTCACCAACAACAATTACACATTGTTGTTCACTATGATTCCGGCGATGTACTTCATTGCGTTAGTGTGGATGTACTTCATGGCTCCGCGAAAAATCCCACAGGTATAG